In Ruania zhangjianzhongii, the following proteins share a genomic window:
- a CDS encoding lysoplasmalogenase yields the protein MGARSWQVALGLVAITHLVAQLLGARTWADGTQVLLIPALAGLVWSAGLLPARAWSTRAYATALLLSWLGDALPRVVDGDASFLVMVTLFLGAQVGFILTYVLLTRSWPAVLVMAAYAVVFGALYLLCAPGAGSLLPLVAGYGLLLVTAGSLSSTVSVVTGIGGAMFVGSDALIALHQFVEGYALPQHDFLVMLTYIGAQVLIAYGLLSRARADARPASLGDAAGGRSAEPGDRSTERPA from the coding sequence ATGGGTGCGCGGTCGTGGCAGGTGGCCCTCGGCCTGGTCGCGATCACGCACCTGGTGGCGCAGCTGCTCGGCGCCCGTACCTGGGCGGACGGCACGCAGGTGCTGCTCATCCCCGCCCTGGCCGGGCTGGTCTGGTCCGCCGGGCTGCTGCCTGCCCGAGCCTGGAGCACCCGGGCGTACGCCACGGCGCTGCTGCTGTCCTGGCTGGGTGATGCGCTGCCGCGGGTGGTCGACGGCGATGCCTCCTTCCTCGTGATGGTCACCCTGTTCCTCGGCGCCCAGGTGGGCTTCATCCTCACCTACGTGCTGCTCACCCGGTCCTGGCCAGCCGTGCTGGTGATGGCGGCCTATGCCGTGGTGTTCGGGGCGCTCTACCTGCTCTGCGCCCCTGGAGCGGGCAGTCTGCTGCCGCTGGTGGCCGGCTACGGTCTGTTGCTGGTCACTGCCGGGTCGCTGAGCAGCACGGTGTCTGTGGTCACCGGGATCGGCGGGGCAATGTTCGTCGGTTCGGACGCACTGATCGCCCTGCACCAGTTCGTGGAGGGTTATGCGCTGCCGCAGCACGACTTCCTGGTGATGCTGACCTACATCGGTGCCCAGGTGCTGATCGCCTACGGACTGCTCAGCCGGGCACGGGCCGACGCCCGCCCGGCGTCACTCGGGGACGCCGCCGGCGGGCGCTCAGCCGAGCCCGGCGACCGGAGCACCGAGCGGCCGGCCTGA
- a CDS encoding DNA gyrase/topoisomerase IV subunit B, which produces MSKTSTETSYTARHLSVLEGLEAVRKRPGMYIGTTDSRGLMHCLWEIIDNSVDEALEGHGDAIEIVLHPDESVEVRDNGRGIPVDTVSNVGLSGVEVVFTKLHAGGKFGGGSYAASGGLHGVGASVVNALSARLDVQVDRGGKTYAMSFHRGEPGTFNDSSGPSPDNPFSAFTKSSELAVAGKVKRGVTGTRVRYWADRQIFPATAAFSYDELITRARQTSFLVPGLRLAVRDERRLPGTPGEDGPVEEVFRHDGGVVDFADFLAADASVTDTWRLQGSGTFTESVQQLDGQGHLRPVDVERTCEVEVALRWGIGYDTEVRSFVNIIATPKGGTHLSGFEQGLLKSVRKQVEANTRRLKIAKNGKEKIEKDDVLAGLTAVVTVRVPEPQFEGQTKEVLGTGPVRAIVNKVVDTELTGLLTSSKRQEKTQAAAVLEKVVGEMRARIAARTHKEISRRKNALETSTLPAKLADCRTDDVERSELFIVEGDSALGTARLARTSEFQALLPIRGKILNVQKASLADMLKNAECASIIQVIGAGSGRTFDLADVRYGKVILMTDADVDGAHIRTLLLTLFFRYMRPLVEDGRVFAAVPPLHRVETMAHGKRAREVTYTYSEKELHRHLAKLEKSGRRYKEPIQRYKGLGEMDADQLAETTMDPAHRTLRKITMADVEAAETVFELLMGNEVSPRRDFLIEGAQDLDRERIDA; this is translated from the coding sequence GTGTCGAAGACCTCCACTGAAACCAGCTATACCGCCCGGCACCTCTCGGTGCTCGAAGGCCTGGAGGCCGTGCGCAAACGGCCCGGGATGTATATCGGGACCACCGACTCCCGCGGCCTGATGCACTGCCTCTGGGAGATCATCGACAACTCCGTCGACGAGGCCCTCGAAGGGCACGGGGACGCGATCGAGATCGTGCTGCACCCGGACGAGTCCGTGGAGGTGCGCGACAACGGCCGCGGCATCCCGGTGGACACGGTGAGCAACGTCGGCCTCAGCGGTGTGGAGGTCGTCTTCACCAAGCTGCACGCCGGCGGAAAGTTCGGAGGCGGGTCCTACGCGGCCTCCGGCGGGCTGCACGGCGTGGGCGCCTCGGTGGTGAACGCTCTCTCCGCCCGCCTGGACGTGCAGGTCGACCGTGGCGGCAAGACCTACGCGATGAGTTTTCACCGTGGTGAGCCCGGCACCTTCAACGACTCGTCCGGCCCGTCGCCGGACAACCCGTTCAGTGCGTTCACGAAGAGTTCCGAGCTCGCGGTGGCCGGCAAGGTGAAACGGGGCGTGACCGGCACCCGGGTGCGGTACTGGGCAGACCGGCAGATCTTCCCCGCCACGGCTGCCTTCTCCTACGACGAACTGATCACCCGGGCGCGGCAGACCTCCTTCCTCGTTCCTGGGCTGCGGCTGGCCGTGCGGGACGAGCGCCGCCTGCCCGGCACCCCGGGGGAGGACGGTCCGGTGGAGGAGGTGTTCCGCCACGACGGCGGTGTGGTCGACTTCGCCGACTTCCTCGCTGCCGATGCGTCGGTGACCGACACCTGGCGGCTGCAGGGATCGGGCACGTTCACCGAATCCGTGCAGCAGCTGGACGGTCAGGGCCACCTGCGCCCCGTCGACGTGGAGCGCACCTGCGAGGTCGAGGTCGCGCTGCGCTGGGGCATCGGCTACGACACCGAGGTCCGGAGCTTCGTGAACATCATCGCCACCCCGAAGGGGGGCACGCACCTGTCCGGCTTCGAGCAGGGCCTGCTGAAGTCGGTGCGCAAGCAGGTGGAGGCGAACACCCGTCGGCTGAAGATCGCCAAGAACGGCAAGGAGAAGATCGAGAAGGACGATGTCCTCGCCGGGCTGACCGCCGTCGTCACCGTGCGCGTGCCCGAACCGCAGTTCGAGGGCCAGACCAAGGAGGTGCTCGGCACCGGGCCGGTGCGCGCGATCGTGAACAAGGTGGTGGACACCGAGCTCACCGGTCTGCTCACCTCCAGCAAGCGGCAGGAGAAGACCCAGGCCGCGGCTGTGCTGGAGAAGGTGGTGGGAGAGATGCGGGCCCGGATCGCTGCCCGCACACACAAGGAGATCTCCCGCCGGAAGAACGCCTTGGAGACCTCCACGCTGCCGGCCAAGCTCGCCGACTGCCGCACGGACGATGTCGAACGCTCCGAGCTGTTCATCGTCGAGGGAGACAGTGCCCTGGGCACCGCACGCCTGGCCCGCACCTCGGAGTTCCAAGCGCTGCTGCCGATCCGCGGCAAGATCCTGAACGTGCAGAAAGCGTCCCTGGCGGACATGCTGAAGAACGCCGAGTGCGCGTCGATCATCCAGGTGATCGGCGCCGGCTCCGGGCGCACCTTCGACCTCGCGGACGTGCGTTACGGCAAGGTCATCCTGATGACCGATGCCGATGTCGACGGCGCGCACATCCGCACGCTGCTGCTCACCCTGTTCTTCCGGTACATGCGGCCGCTGGTCGAGGACGGGCGTGTGTTCGCCGCGGTCCCACCGCTGCACCGGGTGGAGACGATGGCGCACGGCAAGCGAGCCCGCGAGGTCACCTACACCTACTCCGAGAAGGAGCTGCACCGGCACCTGGCCAAGCTGGAGAAGTCCGGCCGTCGGTACAAGGAGCCGATCCAGCGGTACAAGGGCCTGGGCGAGATGGACGCCGACCAGCTCGCGGAGACCACGATGGACCCTGCGCACCGGACGCTGCGCAAGATCACCATGGCGGACGTCGAAGCCGCGGAGACGGTGTTCGAGTTGCTGATGGGCAACGAGGTCTCGCCACGACGAGACTTCCTCATCGAGGGCGCCCAGGACCTGGACCGCGAGCGGATCGACGCGTGA
- a CDS encoding RNA polymerase sigma factor, translating into MTSLRPTAVLPREFENSALQEAYQRGVECGSLTAAEVRAACEQADVKPRRLKEVLGAMQAANITVTEVPAKAVANAAPRRGTTMTIEKGEEATSATKTQPAAKKSTAKAATKKKSTTSASAAPEASATEAASDAGSTTGKTAVAAKSKTAAKKATTARKKAAKGADAIVPSSPDEAAEDAVAEEAHETKVQAKQEQKAAAEEAGGFVYSDSDDDDAPVQQVVTAGATADPVKDYLKQIGKVALLNAEQEVELAKRIEAGLFAEEKLASEAEKIQGKLKRELSWIAQDGRRAKNHLLEANLRLVVSLAKRYTGRGMLFLDLIQEGNLGLIRAVEKFDYTKGYKFSTYATWWIRQAITRAMADQARTIRIPVHMVEVINKLARVQRQMLQDLGREPTPEELAKELDMTPEKVVEVQKYGREPISLHTPLGEDGDSEFGDLIEDSEAIVPADAVSFTLLQEQLHAVLDTLSEREAGVVSMRFGLTDGQPKTLDEIGKVYGVTRERIRQIESKTMSKLRHPSRSQVLRDYLD; encoded by the coding sequence GTGACGTCGCTTCGTCCTACCGCTGTGCTGCCCCGAGAGTTCGAGAACTCAGCCCTTCAGGAGGCATACCAGCGAGGTGTGGAGTGCGGATCGCTCACTGCAGCAGAAGTCCGGGCCGCCTGTGAGCAGGCAGACGTCAAACCTCGCCGACTCAAGGAGGTTCTCGGCGCCATGCAGGCAGCGAATATCACCGTGACCGAGGTGCCCGCGAAGGCAGTTGCCAACGCCGCACCCCGCCGCGGTACCACGATGACCATCGAGAAGGGGGAAGAAGCCACGTCCGCCACGAAGACCCAGCCGGCCGCGAAGAAGTCCACTGCGAAGGCCGCCACGAAGAAGAAGTCCACCACGTCGGCCAGTGCTGCGCCGGAGGCCAGCGCCACCGAGGCAGCATCGGATGCCGGCTCGACGACCGGCAAGACCGCAGTCGCCGCGAAGTCCAAGACCGCAGCGAAGAAGGCCACCACGGCACGGAAGAAGGCCGCCAAGGGCGCCGATGCCATCGTCCCGTCCAGCCCGGACGAGGCAGCCGAGGACGCTGTGGCAGAGGAAGCGCACGAGACCAAGGTGCAGGCCAAACAGGAGCAGAAGGCTGCAGCCGAGGAGGCGGGCGGCTTCGTCTACTCCGACTCGGACGACGACGACGCACCGGTGCAGCAGGTGGTCACCGCCGGCGCCACTGCGGACCCGGTCAAGGACTACCTGAAGCAGATCGGTAAGGTCGCCCTGCTGAACGCCGAACAGGAGGTCGAGCTCGCGAAGCGGATCGAAGCCGGCCTGTTCGCCGAGGAGAAGCTCGCCAGTGAGGCAGAGAAGATCCAGGGCAAGCTCAAGCGTGAGCTGAGCTGGATCGCCCAGGACGGACGCCGGGCGAAGAACCACCTGCTCGAGGCCAACCTGCGCCTGGTGGTCTCGCTGGCCAAGCGCTACACCGGCCGCGGGATGCTGTTCCTGGACCTGATCCAGGAGGGCAACCTCGGCCTGATCCGCGCCGTCGAGAAGTTCGACTACACCAAGGGCTACAAGTTCTCCACCTACGCCACCTGGTGGATCCGGCAGGCGATCACCCGTGCCATGGCCGACCAGGCCCGCACCATCCGTATCCCGGTGCACATGGTCGAGGTCATCAACAAGCTCGCGCGGGTGCAGCGGCAGATGCTGCAGGACCTCGGCCGTGAGCCTACTCCGGAGGAGCTCGCCAAGGAGCTCGACATGACCCCGGAGAAGGTCGTGGAGGTGCAGAAGTACGGCCGTGAGCCGATTTCCCTGCACACTCCGCTCGGTGAGGACGGCGACTCCGAGTTCGGTGACCTGATCGAAGACTCCGAGGCGATCGTGCCTGCCGATGCGGTGAGCTTCACGCTGCTGCAGGAGCAACTGCACGCCGTACTCGACACGCTCTCGGAGCGGGAGGCCGGTGTGGTGTCCATGCGCTTCGGGCTGACCGACGGGCAGCCGAAGACCCTGGACGAGATCGGCAAGGTCTACGGCGTCACCCGGGAACGGATCCGCCAGATAGAGTCCAAGACGATGTCCAAGCTGCGGCACCCGAGCCGTTCGCAGGTCCTGCGCGACTACCTGGACTGA
- a CDS encoding DUF7455 domain-containing protein, with product MSTLTADNAAPEMTAADRCDACGAQAYVRVLMAGGGELLFCAHHARKHSEALSSVATHIHDETERLHAETENER from the coding sequence GTGAGTACCTTGACTGCCGATAACGCGGCACCCGAGATGACAGCGGCCGACCGGTGCGACGCCTGTGGCGCACAGGCGTACGTACGGGTCCTCATGGCCGGGGGCGGCGAACTGCTTTTCTGCGCACACCATGCGCGCAAGCACTCCGAGGCACTGTCCTCGGTGGCCACCCACATCCACGACGAGACGGAACGGCTGCACGCCGAGACCGAGAACGAGCGCTGA
- a CDS encoding GNAT family N-acetyltransferase, whose product MSPALPTAGHDLRWCPLTSEDTGDLYALLRRIEEHDDPPYRSTREEVDDAALTQWGDLAANSLAGRDADGLLRAYGVVIDAEGRRAAPRTLLEGGVDPAVRHRGVGSAVLTWQVDRAKEMLIDAEEPGRVIVHVEDDMSTTADLVERHGFAPGGFHTEMRRDLSSVELDEVSLARPLELVPWTAELDDAVRLAHGEAFGTGVHAPSQERWQEGRTYFVPEWSFLVLDRTSDRAQVAGYLLSSKYEQDWPTLGWSEGYVDILGVRAPWRGQRIATALVTRAMRAFADSAMEYAALGLDHAAKEENFGLFDKLGFTPTRGSTTYVLQV is encoded by the coding sequence GTGAGCCCAGCTCTGCCCACGGCCGGCCACGACCTCCGCTGGTGTCCTCTGACTTCCGAGGACACCGGTGACCTCTATGCCCTGCTGCGCAGGATCGAGGAGCACGATGACCCGCCCTACCGCAGCACGCGGGAAGAGGTGGACGATGCAGCGCTCACCCAGTGGGGAGATCTGGCGGCAAACTCGCTCGCCGGACGCGACGCCGATGGCCTGCTGCGCGCCTACGGGGTGGTCATCGATGCCGAGGGACGCCGGGCGGCCCCCCGCACGCTGCTCGAAGGCGGGGTGGACCCGGCGGTCCGGCACCGGGGCGTGGGCAGCGCGGTCCTCACCTGGCAGGTGGACCGGGCCAAGGAGATGCTCATCGACGCCGAGGAGCCCGGCCGGGTGATCGTGCACGTGGAGGACGACATGTCCACCACCGCTGACCTGGTCGAGCGGCACGGCTTCGCCCCGGGCGGGTTTCACACTGAGATGCGGCGCGACCTGTCCTCGGTGGAGCTGGACGAGGTCAGCCTCGCCCGGCCGTTGGAGCTCGTCCCGTGGACTGCCGAGCTGGACGACGCCGTGCGCCTTGCGCACGGGGAGGCGTTCGGTACCGGTGTACACGCCCCCAGCCAGGAACGGTGGCAGGAGGGGCGTACCTATTTCGTGCCGGAGTGGAGTTTCCTGGTACTGGACCGCACCAGCGACCGCGCCCAGGTGGCCGGCTACCTGCTTTCCAGCAAGTACGAGCAGGACTGGCCCACGCTCGGCTGGAGCGAAGGCTATGTCGACATCCTCGGTGTCCGCGCGCCGTGGCGGGGCCAGCGGATCGCCACTGCTCTGGTCACCCGCGCCATGCGTGCCTTCGCCGACTCCGCGATGGAGTATGCCGCACTGGGTCTGGACCATGCGGCCAAGGAGGAGAACTTCGGGCTCTTCGACAAGCTCGGCTTCACCCCGACCCGGGGTTCGACCACCTACGTGCTGCAGGTGTGA
- a CDS encoding GNAT family N-acetyltransferase, with the protein MPDGAPLDPPADSPSYPEHWEADVVLRDGSTMRIRPIHPEDGDALQRFHARQSPESVYLRFFAPLTRLPERDLHRFTHVDHHERVALVVTWQEEIVAVGRFDQIGGGDAEVAFNVSDSAQGKGLGSVLLEHLAAAGRELGVRRFLADVLPQNARMLRVFTDAGYDVKQAYDDGIMAVSFTIRPTDRSLAVLAERERRAEALSMAAVLAPRRVLLVCAGDEGRAFGARLVDQLGGPERLRVVGLPGHPDTLAELEPREEEDLALLAADAPTVLDLIPALADHGIKAVVLYTGGFAVDPGTTKVAQRTLVTTLRRNGLRLVGPRSFGLLSAAADPVDATLWPGPLRPGTVGVFCQSAAAGLGLLSGAAERGLGISSFLSAGHRLDVSGNDTMQFWTSDEGTEVACLRLESIGNPRKFSRVARRLSEKGPVVAMIAGSTGQLNPPGHAVRTTAEPRRALDELMRQAGVLVADSEPALLDLAGLLAEQPLPTGDRVVVLTNSGTQAAILAELIQHHGLTSSIEPIALPAGSDGAAYADQVRDLTARSDWDAAVVGYVPLLTDDGAAVADQVRHLAAASGRTTLACLFGVTLLEGGPRAGPGPAGRAGQPRRSGRAGTAGADLPQR; encoded by the coding sequence ATGCCAGACGGTGCGCCCCTCGACCCGCCGGCGGACTCGCCGAGCTATCCGGAGCACTGGGAAGCCGATGTGGTGCTGCGGGACGGGTCCACGATGCGGATCCGCCCGATCCACCCCGAGGACGGCGATGCGCTGCAACGCTTCCACGCCCGGCAGTCGCCGGAATCGGTGTACCTGCGCTTCTTCGCACCGTTGACCCGGCTGCCGGAGAGGGATCTGCACCGGTTCACCCACGTCGACCATCACGAGCGGGTGGCGCTGGTGGTGACCTGGCAGGAGGAGATCGTCGCGGTCGGCCGGTTCGACCAGATCGGCGGCGGCGACGCCGAGGTAGCGTTCAACGTCTCCGACTCCGCTCAGGGCAAGGGACTGGGCTCGGTGCTGCTGGAGCATCTGGCCGCTGCCGGCCGGGAGCTCGGGGTACGCCGGTTCCTGGCCGACGTGCTGCCGCAGAATGCCCGGATGCTGCGGGTGTTCACCGATGCCGGCTATGACGTGAAGCAGGCCTACGACGACGGCATCATGGCTGTCTCCTTCACCATCCGGCCCACGGACCGGTCCCTGGCGGTGCTCGCCGAACGAGAACGGCGTGCCGAGGCACTGAGCATGGCCGCAGTGCTCGCCCCGCGCCGGGTCCTGCTCGTCTGCGCCGGCGACGAAGGGCGCGCTTTCGGTGCCCGACTGGTGGACCAGCTGGGTGGTCCCGAACGGCTCCGAGTGGTGGGACTGCCCGGCCACCCGGACACGCTCGCCGAGCTGGAACCTCGGGAGGAGGAGGATCTGGCCCTGCTGGCCGCGGACGCGCCCACAGTGCTCGATCTCATCCCCGCCCTGGCCGACCACGGCATCAAGGCGGTGGTGCTCTACACCGGAGGCTTCGCCGTCGACCCGGGCACCACCAAGGTGGCCCAACGCACTCTGGTGACCACGCTGCGCCGGAACGGCCTACGGTTGGTGGGCCCCCGGTCGTTCGGGTTGCTCAGCGCTGCCGCTGACCCGGTGGACGCCACGCTGTGGCCCGGACCGCTGCGCCCGGGCACGGTGGGAGTCTTCTGCCAGTCCGCGGCCGCCGGCCTGGGCCTGCTCTCCGGCGCAGCCGAACGAGGACTGGGGATCTCCTCGTTCCTGTCCGCCGGCCACCGGCTGGACGTCTCCGGTAACGACACGATGCAGTTCTGGACCTCGGACGAGGGCACCGAGGTGGCGTGCCTGCGGCTGGAGTCGATCGGCAACCCGCGCAAGTTCTCCCGGGTGGCCCGCCGGCTCTCCGAGAAAGGACCGGTGGTGGCGATGATCGCCGGCTCCACCGGGCAGCTGAACCCGCCCGGTCACGCCGTGCGCACCACCGCCGAACCGCGCCGGGCACTCGATGAGCTGATGCGCCAGGCCGGTGTCCTGGTGGCCGACTCCGAACCGGCGCTGCTGGACCTGGCCGGGCTGCTGGCCGAGCAGCCGCTCCCGACCGGAGACCGGGTGGTGGTGCTGACCAACTCCGGCACCCAGGCCGCGATCCTCGCCGAGCTGATCCAGCACCACGGGCTCACCTCCTCGATCGAGCCGATCGCACTGCCGGCCGGGTCGGACGGCGCCGCCTACGCGGACCAGGTCCGTGACCTGACCGCTCGTTCGGACTGGGATGCGGCAGTCGTGGGGTACGTGCCGTTACTCACCGACGACGGCGCAGCCGTGGCGGACCAGGTACGTCACCTGGCCGCGGCGAGCGGGCGGACCACGCTCGCCTGCCTCTTCGGGGTCACGCTGCTCGAGGGGGGGCCCCGGGCGGGGCCCGGCCCGGCCGGGCGAGCGGGCCAGCCGCGACGCTCCGGCCGAGCCGGGACCGCGGGTGCCGACCTTCCCCAGCGCTGA
- a CDS encoding ferritin produces MTTSPTPDSRFVTLLTEQIGHEFDAHMQYVAIAVWCDSHDLPQLASHYYRQSLEERNHAMMIVQYMLDRDLDVSFPRAAEVRSDFTNVREPIALALAQERQVTEQIEAIFQAARAENDVLGEQFMLWFLKEQVEEVAAATTLLTVAERASENLFDLENFVARETIGDAGGSTDAPEAAGGAL; encoded by the coding sequence ATGACTACTTCGCCCACGCCCGACTCCCGGTTCGTCACCCTCCTGACCGAGCAGATCGGCCACGAGTTCGACGCGCACATGCAGTATGTGGCGATCGCCGTCTGGTGCGACTCCCACGACCTGCCCCAGCTCGCCTCGCACTACTACCGGCAGTCGCTGGAGGAGCGCAACCACGCCATGATGATCGTGCAGTACATGCTCGATCGAGACCTCGACGTCAGCTTCCCGCGGGCGGCCGAGGTCCGCAGCGACTTTACAAACGTGCGCGAGCCGATCGCTCTGGCATTGGCCCAGGAACGGCAGGTCACTGAGCAGATCGAGGCGATCTTCCAAGCGGCCCGCGCCGAGAACGATGTGCTCGGCGAGCAGTTCATGCTCTGGTTCCTCAAGGAGCAGGTCGAGGAGGTCGCTGCCGCCACCACCCTGTTGACCGTCGCCGAGCGGGCCAGCGAGAACCTGTTCGACCTGGAGAACTTCGTCGCCCGGGAGACCATCGGGGACGCGGGTGGGTCCACAGATGCCCCGGAGGCCGCCGGCGGCGCGCTGTGA
- a CDS encoding DNA gyrase/topoisomerase IV subunit A: protein MSRRRSTGPAEPTDESIILDTDVSAEMRASYLEYAYSVIYSRAIPDARDGLKPVQRRILFQMAQMGLRPDRGHVKSARVVGEVMGKLHPHGDSAIYDALVRMAQPFSLRLPLVDGHGNFGSLDDGPAAPRYTEARLAPAAMVMTADLDEDVVDFVPNYDNQFTQPVVLPSALPNLLVNGASGIAVGMATNLAPHNLVEVIAAARHLIDNPEATLEELMRFVPGPDLPSGGKIVGLDGIRDAYATGRGSFRTRATARIERITARKQGIVVTELPYQVGPERVIEKIKDAVQAKRLQGVSAVNDLTDRKHGLRLVIEVKNAFNPDAVLEQLYKLTPMEESFGMNNVALVDGQPRTLGLREMLEVYVHHRLEVVRRRSEHRLAKKTERAHLVEGLLIAILDIDEVIQVIRSSDDAETARERLKVVFDLSEPQAEYILELRLRRLTKFSRIDLEAERDELARQIEELQAILGDGALLRQVVSDELATVSTEHGTPRRTVLLEASGATATAAKAPAGRKAAALPLEVADAPCRVLLSVTGLLARTADDTEPVRSGRRSAHDALRTTVRATARGFVGAVTSTGRVLRLSVIDVPALPPTDSPPSLSGGVGVTEVLLLEPEEQVVGLVPLTEDAPAVALGTRSGQIKRVSADHPRNKDSWEIIALKDDDEVVAAAPARDEDELVFVSSDAQLLHFPASAVRPQGRAAGGMAGMKLPAGARVVAFAVLSPARAEHALVVTLAGSEGALPGTVGGSAKVTPFALFPGKGRATGGVRAHRFLRGEDSLYLAAVAPDPVRAVGSAGQAVELPELDERRDGSGRPLGAPVAGLG from the coding sequence ATGTCACGCCGTCGCTCCACCGGGCCCGCAGAACCCACCGATGAGTCGATCATCCTCGATACCGATGTTTCGGCGGAGATGCGTGCCTCCTACCTGGAGTACGCCTACTCGGTGATCTACTCCCGGGCCATCCCGGACGCCCGGGACGGCCTGAAGCCGGTGCAGCGGCGCATCCTGTTCCAGATGGCCCAGATGGGCCTGCGGCCGGACCGTGGGCACGTGAAGTCGGCCCGGGTGGTCGGCGAGGTGATGGGAAAGCTGCACCCGCACGGCGATTCCGCCATCTACGACGCGCTGGTGCGGATGGCGCAGCCGTTCTCGCTCCGGCTGCCGCTGGTGGACGGGCACGGCAACTTCGGCTCGCTGGACGACGGTCCGGCGGCACCGCGCTACACCGAGGCACGGCTGGCTCCGGCGGCGATGGTGATGACCGCGGACCTCGACGAGGACGTGGTGGACTTCGTCCCGAACTACGACAACCAGTTCACCCAGCCGGTGGTGCTGCCCTCGGCGCTGCCGAACCTGCTGGTCAACGGAGCGAGCGGGATCGCGGTCGGGATGGCTACGAACCTGGCCCCGCACAACCTGGTGGAGGTGATCGCGGCTGCGCGGCACCTGATCGACAACCCGGAGGCCACTCTCGAGGAGCTGATGCGGTTCGTGCCCGGTCCGGACCTGCCCAGCGGGGGCAAGATCGTCGGGCTGGACGGGATCCGAGACGCGTACGCCACCGGGCGTGGCTCCTTCCGCACCCGGGCGACGGCGCGGATCGAGCGGATCACCGCCCGCAAGCAGGGAATCGTGGTCACCGAGCTGCCCTATCAGGTGGGGCCGGAGCGGGTGATCGAGAAGATCAAGGACGCGGTGCAGGCCAAGCGGCTGCAAGGCGTCTCGGCAGTGAATGACCTCACCGACCGCAAGCACGGGCTGCGGTTGGTGATCGAGGTGAAGAACGCGTTCAACCCGGACGCCGTGCTTGAGCAGCTGTACAAGCTCACCCCGATGGAGGAGTCCTTCGGGATGAACAACGTGGCTCTGGTGGACGGCCAGCCACGCACGCTGGGGCTGCGCGAGATGCTCGAGGTCTACGTGCACCACCGGCTCGAGGTGGTCCGCCGCCGGTCGGAGCACCGGCTGGCGAAGAAGACCGAGCGGGCGCACCTGGTGGAGGGTCTGCTGATCGCGATCCTGGACATCGACGAGGTGATCCAGGTGATCCGCAGCAGTGACGACGCCGAGACGGCACGGGAGCGGTTGAAGGTGGTCTTCGACCTGTCCGAGCCGCAGGCGGAGTACATCCTGGAGCTGCGGCTGCGCCGGCTGACCAAGTTCTCCCGGATCGACCTGGAAGCCGAACGGGACGAGCTGGCCCGGCAGATCGAGGAGCTGCAGGCGATCCTCGGTGATGGCGCCCTGCTCCGGCAGGTGGTCTCCGACGAGCTCGCCACGGTCTCCACCGAGCACGGCACACCCCGGCGGACCGTGCTGCTGGAGGCGTCCGGCGCCACCGCGACGGCCGCCAAGGCACCGGCCGGTCGGAAGGCGGCTGCCCTTCCCCTCGAGGTGGCCGACGCCCCGTGCCGGGTGCTGCTCTCAGTGACCGGGCTGCTCGCCCGCACTGCCGACGACACCGAGCCGGTGCGCAGCGGGCGTCGCAGTGCCCACGACGCGCTGCGGACCACAGTGCGGGCCACCGCCCGAGGATTCGTCGGGGCGGTCACCAGCACCGGCCGGGTGCTGCGGCTCTCGGTGATCGACGTACCGGCACTGCCCCCCACGGACTCACCACCGAGCCTGTCCGGCGGGGTGGGTGTGACGGAGGTGCTGCTGCTGGAGCCGGAGGAGCAGGTCGTCGGGCTGGTGCCGCTCACCGAGGATGCCCCGGCGGTGGCTCTGGGGACCCGGAGCGGGCAGATCAAGAGGGTGAGCGCTGACCACCCGCGGAACAAGGATTCCTGGGAGATCATCGCGCTCAAGGACGATGACGAGGTGGTGGCGGCCGCACCCGCGCGTGACGAGGACGAACTGGTCTTCGTCTCCTCCGACGCGCAGCTGTTGCACTTCCCCGCCTCCGCCGTGCGTCCGCAGGGACGTGCTGCCGGCGGGATGGCGGGGATGAAGCTCCCTGCCGGTGCCCGGGTGGTCGCCTTTGCCGTGCTCTCCCCTGCCCGGGCCGAGCATGCCCTCGTCGTCACCCTGGCCGGGTCCGAGGGTGCGCTGCCGGGCACTGTCGGCGGATCGGCGAAGGTCACCCCGTTCGCGCTGTTCCCGGGCAAGGGCCGAGCGACCGGCGGGGTACGCGCACACCGGTTTCTGCGCGGGGAGGACTCCCTCTATCTGGCAGCGGTGGCCCCCGATCCGGTGCGGGCCGTCGGCTCCGCCGGTCAGGCCGTGGAGCTGCCCGAGCTGGACGAGCGGCGAGACGGTTCAGGCCGGCCGCTCGGTGCTCCGGTCGCCGGGCTCGGCTGA